The following proteins come from a genomic window of Nicotiana tomentosiformis chromosome 12, ASM39032v3, whole genome shotgun sequence:
- the LOC138903279 gene encoding uncharacterized mitochondrial protein AtMg00820-like, translating into MAKELQALEANQTWEMVELPKGNKPLPCKWVYKVKYRSDGSIERFKDRLVIRGDIQREGIDYNETFSPVEEVYMKFPLGKSSPFVNHTASEISIVDVYVDDIVLTGNDITELSNLKAFLDS; encoded by the exons ATGGCTAAAGAACTTCAAGCCTTGGAGGCCAACCAAACCTGGGAAATGGTTGAATTACCAAAAGGAAATAAACCTTTACCATGTAAATGGGTCTATAAGGTTAAGTATAGATCTGATGGCAGTATTGAAAGGTTCAAGGATCGTCTAGTTATACGAGGAGACATACAAAGGGAAGGAATTGACTACAATGAGACTTTCAGTCCAGTG GAAGAAGTATACATGAAATTTCCACTAGGAAAGAGTTCACCCTTTGTTAATCAT ACAGCTTCTGAAATTTCTATCGTTGATGTTTATGTAGATGATATAGTTCTAACGGGTAATGATATTACGGAGCTTTCTAATCTAAAAGCATTCCTCGATTCATAA